GGCCCCAAGCACCTCCTGGCCGACCCAGAAGGAGCGTTACGCAGCCTCCAGCGGGAATTTGAGCAGTTATCCCCCGCCATCGGAGAACCCTTGGTTGAGCCTCTCGCACCGGATTGGACCGTGGTACGTTTGAACCTCCGTCCGTACAAGGCGCGGTGCCCCTCCATCCACCCTCTATGGGAAGCCATTGTAGAAACTGCAAGGAGCATGGTTGACAACCCAGAGCTTTTGCACTCCTTGTGGTCCGAGTTCCGCGCCGCCGTACGCGCCGGGGAACTGCCCTTTTCAGAGGCTGACGTTGAAGTCTTGGACGAGCTTATTCGACAGCATGGTCCTGTTCCTCTTCACCATTCAGAGCAGTACCGGCGCACCCACAAGCCGGCGTACCGCGTGCTCACCAGGAGGGCCTTGGAACACGGCCTACCTCTTGAGCTAAAAGGCGCTTGGGAGGCATTCCCGGCGTCAGACTAAAGCAGCGGAGGAACAGATGTCCTGTTACCTGCGACACCTCAGCAATGAGCTGGCGGAGGCCGGAATCAAGGTCGACGCCGCGAACAAACGTCAGGTGGACCAACTGTTGCACAAGCTGGTCGGTGTGCCCTACAAGAGCTGTCCGAGCGCGTGGAAAAAGCTCAAGGAAGAGCTGCGCGGCAGCACGGACCGGCGAGCAGTGTTTCTCGCCCGGCTGCGCCAAGCCTGGCAAGAGGAGACGAGTTGAGGAAGGAAGGAGAGGAGGTACATGGGTAAGACCTTTGCAGAGAAGATTCTTAGCAAGAAGGCCGGCAAGGAGGTAGAGGCCGGCGAGATCGTGGAAGTAAGTCCCGATGTCGCCATGAGCCACGATAACACCGCAGCCATTGCCAAGACCTTTTACAGTATCGGCGTGGACAAAGTCTTCAATCCCGACATGCATGTGGTCATCCTCGACCACTGTGTGCCTGCAGCCAATGAAAAGTTCGCCCAGAATCACAAAGAGGTGCGTGAGTTCGTGGCGAAACAAGGCATAGAACACTTCTACGACATCCATCGGGGCATTTGCCACCAGGTGCTGCCGGAGGAGGGGTTTGCCCTCCCCGGGGAGCTGATCGTCGGCAGCGACTCACACTCCACCACATACGGCGCCTTTGGTGCGTTTGCCACAGGCATTGGCCGGAGCGAGATGGCGGTCATTTTTGCCACGGGCAAAATCTGGCTCCGGGTCCCCGAGACGATGCGCGTGGTCATCACCGGCACCCTGCCGGAGGGAATCTCCGCGAAAGATGTCATTTTGCACATTATCGGCACGTTGACTGCCGACGGGGCGCTTTACAAGGCGGTGGAGTTCGCGGGACCAGTGGTGCGACAGATGAGCATCGCCGGAAGGATGGTGCTGGCCAACATGGCCGTAGAGATGGGCGCCAAGATCGGCTACGTGGAGCCAGACGACACCACCCTATCCTGGCTGGAAGGCCGCGCGCGGCATCCATTTCAAGTGGTAACATCCGACCCGGATGCGCACATCGAGGAGGAGCACGTCTTCGATGTGAGCAACCTGGAGCCGATGGTGGCCTGCCCGCATACGGTGGATAACGTCAAGCCCGTGCGCGAAGTGAAGGGGGTGAAAGTGGACCAGGTTTTTTTCGGCTCGTGCACAAACGGCAGGCTCGAGGACTTTGCCGAGGTGGCGCGCCTGTTGCGTGGCAGGCGCATCCATCCCTCCACGCGCATGGTAGTAATTCCCGCCTCGCAGCAAGTGCTTAAAGAGGCCCTGGCGGCAGGCTACATCGCAGACCTGGTGGAGGCTGGGGCAGTGCTCGTGAACCCTGGGTGCGGGCCCTGCATGGGCAACCATGAGGGGATACTCGCCCCAGGCGAAGTGACGTTGAGCACTTCCAACCGCAACTTCAAAGGGCGCTTCGGGTGCAAAGACGCCGAAATCTACCTTGCTAGTCCCCTCACGGCAGCGGCCACCGCCCTCACCGGCGTCATTACCGACTTTCGCGAGCTCATGTAACCTCGGGAGCATGGTTCTATGAGTACCATCAAAGGAAAAGCGTGGAAGTATGGCGACGATGTCAATACCGACGTCATTTTCCCCGGCAAGTATACCTACACAGTGACCGACCCTGCGGAGATGGCAAAGGTGGCTATGGAGGACCTGGACCCGCGGTTTGCCCGAGAGGTCCAGCCCGGCGATGTGGTGGTCGGGGGAAAGAACTTTGGGTGCGGCAGCTCACGTGAGCAGGCCGCCTTCTGCCTGAAGTACGCCGGCGTGGGCGCCGTAGTCGCAAAGTCCTTCTCGCGCCTCTACTTCCGTAACTGCATCAATGCCGGGCTCCCCGTGATTCAGTGTCCGGAGGCGGTCGAGGCCATCGAGCACGGGCAAACGGTGGAAATTGACCTGGAACAAGGCACGCTGCGCGTCGGCAAGGCCTCATTCCGGTTTCCTCCTCTGCCTCCAGAGGTTATTGGCATCTTCCAGGCCGGCGGTCTGATCCCCTTTACGCGCAAACGGCTCGGCATCGAGCAGACCCCCTGAGTAGGCGCATTGAGCTGCCCTGCGGCAGAACGACGTGTGGGGGCTCCTTCACTGGGCACTCAGCACGTGTGGAGTGACAAATGGACACGAGAGGTGAAGGGAGCCTGCGACACGAATGAGAGCCATGTGGATCGGAAGGGGAGCAAAGAAAGGAGGTAAAAAAG
The nucleotide sequence above comes from candidate division KSB1 bacterium. Encoded proteins:
- a CDS encoding 3-isopropylmalate dehydratase small subunit, whose translation is MSTIKGKAWKYGDDVNTDVIFPGKYTYTVTDPAEMAKVAMEDLDPRFAREVQPGDVVVGGKNFGCGSSREQAAFCLKYAGVGAVVAKSFSRLYFRNCINAGLPVIQCPEAVEAIEHGQTVEIDLEQGTLRVGKASFRFPPLPPEVIGIFQAGGLIPFTRKRLGIEQTP
- a CDS encoding 3-isopropylmalate dehydratase large subunit, with product MGKTFAEKILSKKAGKEVEAGEIVEVSPDVAMSHDNTAAIAKTFYSIGVDKVFNPDMHVVILDHCVPAANEKFAQNHKEVREFVAKQGIEHFYDIHRGICHQVLPEEGFALPGELIVGSDSHSTTYGAFGAFATGIGRSEMAVIFATGKIWLRVPETMRVVITGTLPEGISAKDVILHIIGTLTADGALYKAVEFAGPVVRQMSIAGRMVLANMAVEMGAKIGYVEPDDTTLSWLEGRARHPFQVVTSDPDAHIEEEHVFDVSNLEPMVACPHTVDNVKPVREVKGVKVDQVFFGSCTNGRLEDFAEVARLLRGRRIHPSTRMVVIPASQQVLKEALAAGYIADLVEAGAVLVNPGCGPCMGNHEGILAPGEVTLSTSNRNFKGRFGCKDAEIYLASPLTAAATALTGVITDFRELM